Proteins encoded within one genomic window of Nonomuraea gerenzanensis:
- a CDS encoding cupin domain-containing protein — protein sequence MDPVSAARAFVEELFPGALYAFVGGSVLTERRTATSDLDVVVVLDGLAVPYRESLRWREWPVELFAHSETSLAVYVDEGFEQRRPVLARICAEGAVVTDRTGGRASDLQAELADRLADGPSGLTDGQADRFRYVLSDLLDDLAGASDPGERAFIGWEVVQATARTALGVGRGWQGNGKWLLRELRTHDARLADELLAARDDPARLAAVATDVLERAGGRLWEGYRAQGDPFHQPLRHVASGTLSGETAQSSGMRRLAAVSGATTGSSRLWMGQTHVAPATRSSDHHHGASETAIYVVSGTPSFVFLEDGRERRIDAGPGDYVFVPPYVPHREENRDPSREAVVVIARSTQEAIVVNLPDLRQH from the coding sequence ATGGATCCCGTCTCGGCCGCGCGCGCGTTCGTCGAAGAGCTGTTCCCCGGCGCCCTGTACGCCTTCGTCGGCGGCAGCGTGCTCACCGAACGCCGCACCGCCACCTCCGACCTCGACGTGGTGGTGGTGCTCGACGGCCTGGCCGTCCCCTACCGTGAGTCGCTGCGCTGGCGCGAGTGGCCGGTGGAGCTGTTCGCGCACAGCGAGACCAGCCTTGCCGTCTACGTCGACGAGGGTTTCGAGCAGCGGCGCCCTGTCCTGGCGCGCATCTGCGCCGAGGGCGCGGTGGTGACCGACCGCACCGGCGGCAGGGCCAGCGACCTGCAGGCCGAGCTGGCCGACCGCCTCGCCGACGGCCCTTCAGGGCTGACGGACGGGCAGGCCGACCGGTTCAGGTACGTGCTGTCCGACCTGCTGGACGACCTGGCGGGCGCGAGCGACCCGGGCGAGCGGGCGTTCATCGGCTGGGAGGTCGTCCAGGCGACCGCGCGGACGGCGCTGGGCGTGGGGCGAGGGTGGCAGGGCAACGGCAAGTGGCTGCTGCGCGAGCTGCGCACGCACGATGCCAGGCTGGCCGATGAGCTGCTGGCCGCCCGCGACGACCCCGCCAGGCTGGCCGCGGTGGCCACGGACGTCCTTGAGCGGGCCGGAGGGCGCCTGTGGGAGGGTTACCGGGCCCAGGGTGACCCCTTCCACCAGCCGCTGCGTCACGTGGCCTCAGGGACGCTCTCGGGCGAAACGGCACAAAGCAGCGGCATGCGGCGGCTGGCGGCCGTCAGCGGCGCCACCACCGGCTCGTCGCGGCTGTGGATGGGGCAGACGCACGTCGCGCCCGCCACCCGCTCCTCCGACCATCACCACGGCGCCTCCGAGACCGCCATCTACGTGGTCAGCGGCACGCCGTCGTTCGTGTTCCTGGAGGACGGGCGGGAGCGGCGCATCGACGCCGGGCCCGGTGACTACGTCTTCGTGCCGCCGTACGTGCCGCACCGCGAGGAGAACCGCGACCCGTCGCGGGAGGCGGTCGTGGTGATCGCGCGCAGCACGCAGGAGGCCATCGTGGTCAACCTGCCCGACCTGCGCCAGCACTAG
- a CDS encoding DUF349 domain-containing protein, with amino-acid sequence MSTDPWGRVDDDGTVYVRTAEGERAVGSWQAGEPEEALAYFHRKYDELAGQVQLLEQRVRGTDLAPAQAEASIVKLREAVSDAHAIGDLDALVRRLDGLTELVAQRREEVKAAREHARAEARAVKERIVGEAERIAEETTHWKSGGERLRQLVEEWKAADRIDRVTEAALWKRLSAARTAFAKRRKQYFAGLDEQREGVRAAKERIVAEAEAIADSTDWGQTAAIYRELMQQWKMAGRASREAEDELWARFKAAQDQFFQARSAVFAERDASLAANAEVKEELLAEAEKILPVTDVRTARNALRHILERWEAAGPVPREQRDRLEGGLRKVDEAVRKAEDAEWKRSNPEARARAQSTVDQLRTSIEQLEKRLAKAQAAGRAKDVKEAEEALIARRSWLTEAERTLAEFS; translated from the coding sequence GTGAGCACCGACCCGTGGGGCCGGGTAGACGACGACGGCACCGTCTACGTGCGTACGGCTGAGGGAGAGCGGGCCGTCGGCTCCTGGCAGGCCGGTGAACCCGAAGAGGCACTGGCCTACTTCCATCGCAAGTACGACGAGCTGGCCGGTCAGGTGCAGCTGCTCGAACAGCGGGTCAGGGGCACCGATCTGGCTCCGGCCCAGGCCGAGGCGAGCATCGTCAAGCTGCGCGAGGCCGTCTCCGACGCGCACGCCATCGGGGACCTCGACGCGCTGGTGCGGCGGCTGGACGGCCTGACCGAGCTCGTCGCGCAGCGCCGCGAGGAGGTCAAGGCCGCTCGCGAGCACGCGCGGGCCGAGGCCAGGGCGGTCAAGGAGCGCATCGTCGGCGAGGCCGAGCGCATCGCCGAGGAGACCACCCACTGGAAGTCGGGTGGCGAGCGGCTGCGCCAGCTGGTCGAGGAGTGGAAGGCCGCCGATCGCATCGACCGGGTCACCGAGGCGGCGCTGTGGAAGCGGCTCTCGGCCGCGCGCACGGCCTTCGCCAAGCGGCGCAAGCAGTACTTCGCCGGGCTGGACGAGCAGCGCGAGGGCGTGCGCGCGGCCAAGGAGCGCATCGTCGCCGAGGCCGAGGCGATCGCCGACTCCACCGACTGGGGCCAGACCGCGGCGATCTACCGCGAGCTGATGCAGCAGTGGAAGATGGCCGGCCGGGCCTCGCGGGAGGCCGAGGACGAGCTGTGGGCGCGCTTCAAGGCCGCCCAGGACCAGTTCTTCCAGGCCCGTTCCGCGGTGTTCGCCGAGCGCGACGCCTCGCTGGCCGCCAACGCGGAGGTCAAGGAGGAGCTGCTGGCCGAGGCCGAGAAGATCCTGCCGGTCACCGACGTGCGCACGGCCAGGAACGCGCTGCGGCACATCCTGGAGCGCTGGGAGGCCGCCGGTCCCGTGCCGCGCGAGCAGCGCGACCGGCTGGAGGGCGGGCTGCGCAAGGTGGACGAGGCCGTGCGCAAGGCCGAGGACGCCGAGTGGAAGCGGTCCAACCCCGAGGCCAGGGCCCGCGCCCAGAGCACCGTGGACCAGCTGCGCACCTCGATCGAGCAGCTGGAGAAGCGGCTGGCCAAGGCGCAGGCCGCCGGCCGGGCCAAGGACGTCAAGGAGGCCGAGGAGGCCCTGATCGCCCGCCGCTCGTGGCTGACGGAGGCGGAGCGCACACTCGCCGAGTTCAGCTAG
- the hisS gene encoding histidine--tRNA ligase translates to MTFQAPKGVKEYVPPQASTFYAIRGAFAETARRAGYSYLETAVFEDTQLFARGVGESTDVVSKEMYTFTDRGGRSLTLRPEFTAGVLRAVLEYGLHRGQLPVKVWTDGPVFRAEAPQEGRYRQFYQLDLEAIGSEDPAVDAETIALAWSWYTSLGLTQVRLLLNSLGCAECRPVYRARLQEFLRGLDLDEATRARIEVNPLRVLDDKRPEVRAQLDDAPLIGDHLCADCRAYHDRVKRLLADLGIPWEDQPRLVRGLDYYTRTTFEFDHPLLGAQSGIGGGGRYDGLSEAIGGPRLPGIGFGLGLDRTVIALEREGVTLDVPARCEVYGVALGDEAARAMFKLLSELRAAGVAADMAFGGKGLKGAMKGADRSGARFALILGERDLAAGAVQVKDLATAEQSEVPLAKVVDVLKEKVQ, encoded by the coding sequence ATGACTTTCCAAGCACCCAAAGGCGTCAAGGAGTACGTCCCACCGCAGGCGTCGACGTTCTACGCGATCCGCGGGGCGTTCGCGGAGACGGCCAGGCGTGCGGGCTACTCCTACCTCGAGACCGCGGTCTTCGAGGACACCCAGCTGTTCGCACGGGGCGTCGGCGAGTCGACCGACGTCGTCAGCAAGGAGATGTACACCTTCACCGACCGCGGCGGCAGGTCGCTGACGCTGCGCCCGGAGTTCACCGCGGGCGTGCTGCGCGCGGTCCTGGAGTACGGCCTGCACCGCGGCCAGCTCCCGGTCAAGGTGTGGACCGACGGGCCGGTCTTCCGCGCCGAGGCGCCGCAGGAGGGCCGCTACCGCCAGTTCTACCAGCTCGACCTGGAGGCCATCGGCAGCGAGGACCCGGCGGTGGACGCCGAGACCATCGCGCTGGCCTGGAGCTGGTACACCTCGCTCGGCCTGACCCAGGTCCGGCTGCTGCTCAACTCGCTCGGCTGCGCCGAGTGCCGCCCGGTCTACCGCGCCCGCCTGCAGGAGTTCCTGCGCGGGCTGGACCTCGACGAAGCCACCCGCGCCCGCATCGAGGTCAACCCGCTGCGGGTGCTCGACGACAAGCGCCCCGAGGTCCGCGCGCAGCTCGACGACGCGCCCCTGATCGGCGACCACCTGTGCGCCGACTGCCGGGCCTACCACGACCGCGTCAAGCGGCTCCTGGCCGACCTGGGCATCCCGTGGGAGGACCAGCCCCGGCTGGTGCGCGGCCTCGACTACTACACGCGCACCACGTTCGAGTTCGACCACCCGCTGCTGGGCGCCCAGTCGGGCATCGGCGGCGGCGGCCGCTACGACGGCCTGTCGGAGGCCATCGGCGGGCCGCGGCTGCCCGGCATCGGCTTCGGGCTCGGCCTCGACCGCACCGTCATCGCCCTGGAGCGCGAAGGTGTGACTCTCGATGTCCCGGCCCGCTGCGAGGTGTACGGTGTGGCGCTGGGCGACGAGGCGGCGCGGGCGATGTTCAAGCTCCTGAGCGAGCTGCGCGCGGCCGGAGTCGCCGCCGACATGGCTTTCGGCGGCAAGGGGCTCAAGGGGGCGATGAAGGGGGCCGACCGTTCCGGCGCCCGCTTCGCGCTGATCCTCGGCGAGCGCGACCTCGCGGCCGGTGCCGTGCAAGTGAAGGACCTGGCCACCGCCGAGCAGTCCGAGGTGCCGCTGGCCAAGGTCGTCGACGTCTTGAAGGAGAAGGTGCAGTGA
- a CDS encoding adenine phosphoribosyltransferase: MTELSALILDRIRDVPDYPKPGVMFKDITPLLADPVAMAAVVDELAGLHQVDKIVGIEARGFILAAPAAYRASAGFVPVRKKGKLPAATLEESYDLEYGSATIEVHRDAFAPGDRVLIVDDVLATGGTAKAAVELVERAGAEVVGIAVLMELAFLKGRERLTGVELHSLVIV, from the coding sequence ATGACCGAGCTGAGCGCGCTGATCCTGGACCGGATCAGGGACGTGCCCGACTACCCCAAGCCCGGGGTCATGTTCAAGGACATCACCCCGCTCCTGGCCGACCCGGTAGCGATGGCGGCCGTGGTGGACGAGCTGGCGGGGCTCCACCAGGTGGACAAGATCGTGGGCATCGAGGCGCGGGGCTTCATCCTGGCCGCCCCGGCGGCCTACCGGGCGTCGGCCGGGTTCGTCCCGGTGCGCAAGAAGGGGAAACTGCCCGCCGCGACCCTGGAAGAGTCCTACGATCTGGAGTACGGCTCCGCGACCATCGAGGTGCATCGCGACGCTTTCGCCCCCGGTGACCGGGTGCTCATCGTCGATGACGTGCTGGCCACGGGAGGCACCGCGAAGGCGGCCGTGGAGCTGGTGGAGAGGGCCGGAGCCGAGGTCGTCGGCATCGCCGTGCTGATGGAGCTGGCCTTCCTCAAGGGACGTGAGCGGCTGACGGGGGTGGAGTTGCACTCCCTCGTGATCGTCTGA
- a CDS encoding peptidylprolyl isomerase has protein sequence MATGKDRQKQLAREHYERQMQRRIEREQKAKRTAIIGSTVGVVIVVGGIVAAVALLGGNDTGTEAAASPSASASPAETAQASASTGPKPYDAKTGTCDYVKDTSGGTVKDVGMPPAKVKTEPATKTLTFKTNQGDIVVELNNAKAPCTTNSLEFLAKKNYYDGSKCHRLGSEQFPMLQCGDPTAKADGKSQTDGQGGPGYVMAEENLEGAQYKRGVMAMAKTSAPGSTGSQFFLVYGDIGLTPDYTPVGTITKGLDILDKVNKAGNIPGAMGDGTGAPKQTVEIKDVTIAGKS, from the coding sequence GTGGCCACGGGGAAGGACCGGCAGAAGCAGCTGGCACGCGAGCACTACGAGCGGCAGATGCAGCGCCGCATCGAGCGCGAGCAGAAGGCCAAGCGCACGGCGATCATCGGCTCCACCGTGGGCGTGGTGATCGTGGTCGGCGGCATCGTGGCCGCGGTCGCGCTGCTCGGTGGCAACGACACGGGCACGGAGGCGGCCGCCTCGCCGTCCGCGTCGGCCTCGCCCGCCGAGACCGCGCAGGCGTCGGCGAGCACGGGGCCCAAGCCCTACGACGCCAAGACGGGCACGTGCGACTACGTCAAGGACACCTCCGGCGGCACGGTCAAGGACGTCGGCATGCCGCCGGCCAAGGTCAAGACCGAGCCCGCCACGAAGACGCTGACGTTCAAGACGAACCAGGGCGACATCGTGGTCGAGCTGAACAACGCCAAGGCGCCGTGCACGACCAACTCGCTGGAGTTCCTGGCGAAGAAGAACTATTACGACGGCAGCAAGTGCCACCGGCTCGGCAGCGAGCAGTTCCCGATGCTGCAGTGCGGCGACCCGACCGCCAAGGCCGACGGCAAGAGCCAGACCGACGGCCAGGGCGGCCCCGGTTACGTGATGGCCGAGGAGAACCTGGAGGGCGCCCAGTACAAGCGCGGCGTGATGGCCATGGCCAAAACGTCGGCCCCGGGCAGCACGGGCAGCCAGTTCTTCCTGGTTTACGGGGACATCGGACTCACCCCGGATTACACCCCGGTGGGTACGATCACCAAGGGGCTCGACATCCTGGACAAGGTGAACAAAGCAGGCAACATCCCCGGCGCCATGGGAGACGGGACTGGAGCACCAAAGCAAACCGTCGAAATCAAAGACGTGACAATCGCCGGCAAGAGCTGA
- the secF gene encoding protein translocase subunit SecF translates to MGLARRLYRGEIDVDFVGKWRLWYSLSGLLLAVSLAGLLFNGLNLGVEFKGGTIFSFKATQTTVQEVRESVLDEGVHQVIVQQAGTDGWRATTESLSEDTRAQVQSAIAKDFNVPVDQVSIQAIGPSWGGEVSQKAWIGLGVFMLAIILYLSMAFEPKMALAAIVALVHDLVITAGIYAWSGFEVTPATLLGFLTILGYSLYDAVVVFDMIKEVTAKLGHTSKQTYSMAANNALNHTLIRSLNTSLVAILPVAAILFIGTTVLGAGTLKDLSLSLFVGMIVGTYSSLCVATPLLVTLKEREPKYQAIARRLASTGGGKGSKGSKSAAVAKS, encoded by the coding sequence ATGGGACTTGCGCGTCGCCTCTATCGCGGCGAGATCGACGTCGACTTCGTCGGCAAGTGGCGGCTGTGGTACAGCCTGTCCGGCCTGCTGCTGGCCGTCTCGCTGGCCGGGCTGCTGTTCAACGGGCTCAACCTGGGCGTGGAGTTCAAGGGCGGCACGATCTTCTCGTTCAAGGCCACCCAGACCACCGTCCAGGAGGTGCGCGAGTCCGTCCTCGACGAGGGCGTGCACCAGGTGATCGTCCAGCAGGCCGGCACCGACGGCTGGCGGGCGACCACCGAGAGCCTGTCGGAGGACACCCGGGCGCAGGTGCAGAGCGCGATCGCCAAGGACTTCAACGTCCCGGTCGATCAGGTCAGCATCCAGGCCATCGGCCCGTCCTGGGGCGGTGAGGTGTCGCAGAAGGCCTGGATCGGCCTGGGCGTCTTCATGCTGGCGATCATCCTGTACCTGTCGATGGCGTTCGAGCCGAAGATGGCGCTGGCCGCCATCGTCGCCCTCGTGCACGACCTCGTCATCACGGCCGGCATCTACGCCTGGTCGGGCTTCGAGGTCACGCCGGCGACGCTGCTGGGCTTCCTGACCATTCTGGGTTATTCGCTCTACGACGCGGTCGTGGTGTTCGACATGATCAAGGAGGTCACGGCCAAGCTGGGGCACACGTCCAAGCAGACGTACTCGATGGCCGCCAACAACGCGCTCAACCACACGCTGATCCGGTCGCTGAACACCTCGCTGGTCGCGATCCTGCCGGTGGCGGCGATCCTGTTCATCGGCACCACCGTGCTCGGCGCGGGCACGCTGAAGGACCTGTCGCTGTCGCTGTTCGTGGGCATGATCGTCGGTACGTACTCGTCGTTGTGCGTCGCCACGCCGCTGCTGGTGACGCTGAAGGAGCGCGAGCCGAAGTACCAGGCCATCGCCAGGCGCCTGGCCTCCACGGGAGGCGGCAAGGGCTCCAAGGGCTCCAAAAGCGCGGCGGTAGCCAAGAGTTAG
- the secD gene encoding protein translocase subunit SecD, whose amino-acid sequence MLLALILALGGTMFLQKAYTPKLGLDLAGGTTVTLTPVTQNNASPPEEILDRAVNIIRDRVNGTGISDAEVAKSGDNIIISIPGVGQNEAIKLVATTAELRFRQVLAVAATQAPQDLATNAPTPSGSASPSAGTSTSPTAQPSTQPSSQPSTSQSITTPSASPTGKALSSALTAPTPASSAPAQGAADPTAKPAATQKTGQDGKTQTGQDGKTTQTGQDGKQQEQGGKKGQEAKTSPSAKASPSAQPSTPPAQDPNAGIDTTGIDPAVLEQFNKLDCSNPANRGQGVQDDPAKQYAACETDGSFKYVLDVAKVVGTDIDTASAGVRQGTTEWVVQLDFKSKGAGEWGKLTTTAYNSPEPRNMVAVVLDGVVITAPVIQSPIPGGRAEITGGFDQLSATNLADQLKYGALPLKFNRSSVDTVSSTLGQDQLEGGLIAGVIGLGLVVLYCLLYYRGLGIVAVLSLVVATIITYTAVVVLGHNAGFRLSLPHIIGLVVSIGITADSFIVYFERIRDEMKEGRRTLRAAVEVAWVRARRTILIADAVMFIAAIVLYFLAVGGVAGFAFAMGLTTLIDIVVVFLFTKPFIALLAKMKFFAKGHPLSGLDAERMSETSSTGRTTTPQEA is encoded by the coding sequence GTGCTTCTGGCGCTCATCCTCGCCCTGGGCGGGACGATGTTCCTGCAGAAGGCGTACACGCCGAAGCTGGGACTCGACCTCGCGGGCGGCACCACGGTGACTCTGACACCCGTGACCCAGAACAACGCGTCGCCGCCTGAGGAGATCCTCGACCGCGCGGTCAACATCATCCGCGACCGGGTCAACGGCACCGGAATCTCCGACGCCGAGGTTGCCAAGTCCGGCGACAACATCATCATCTCCATCCCGGGCGTCGGTCAGAACGAGGCCATCAAGCTGGTCGCCACCACTGCGGAGCTGCGCTTCCGCCAGGTGCTCGCCGTGGCCGCCACGCAGGCCCCGCAGGACCTGGCCACCAACGCGCCGACGCCGAGCGGCTCGGCCAGCCCGTCGGCCGGCACCTCCACCTCCCCGACGGCCCAACCGTCCACGCAGCCGTCGTCCCAGCCCTCCACGTCGCAGTCGATCACGACGCCCAGCGCCTCCCCCACGGGGAAGGCGCTGTCGTCCGCTCTGACCGCCCCCACCCCGGCGTCCTCGGCGCCGGCCCAGGGCGCGGCGGACCCGACGGCCAAGCCGGCCGCGACGCAGAAGACCGGCCAGGACGGCAAGACCCAGACGGGTCAGGACGGCAAGACGACCCAGACCGGCCAGGACGGCAAGCAGCAGGAGCAGGGCGGCAAGAAGGGGCAGGAGGCCAAGACCTCCCCGTCGGCCAAGGCCAGCCCGAGCGCCCAGCCGAGCACGCCGCCCGCGCAGGACCCGAACGCCGGCATCGACACCACGGGCATCGACCCGGCGGTGCTGGAGCAGTTCAACAAGCTCGACTGCTCCAACCCGGCCAACCGCGGCCAGGGCGTCCAGGACGACCCGGCCAAGCAGTACGCGGCCTGCGAGACCGACGGCAGCTTCAAGTACGTCCTCGACGTCGCCAAGGTCGTCGGCACCGACATCGACACGGCCTCGGCGGGCGTGCGCCAGGGCACCACCGAGTGGGTCGTGCAGCTCGACTTCAAGAGCAAGGGCGCCGGCGAGTGGGGCAAGCTCACCACGACCGCCTACAACTCGCCCGAGCCGCGCAACATGGTCGCGGTCGTGCTCGACGGCGTGGTCATCACCGCCCCGGTCATCCAGAGCCCGATCCCCGGCGGCCGGGCCGAGATCACCGGCGGCTTCGACCAGCTCAGCGCCACCAACCTGGCCGACCAGCTCAAGTACGGCGCGCTGCCGCTGAAGTTCAACCGCAGCTCCGTCGACACGGTCTCCTCGACCCTGGGCCAGGACCAGCTGGAGGGCGGCCTGATCGCGGGCGTCATCGGCCTGGGGCTCGTGGTGCTCTACTGCCTGCTCTACTACCGCGGCCTGGGCATCGTGGCGGTGCTGAGCCTCGTGGTGGCCACGATCATCACGTACACGGCGGTGGTCGTGCTCGGCCACAACGCCGGCTTCCGGCTCTCGCTGCCGCACATCATCGGTCTGGTGGTCTCGATCGGTATCACCGCCGACTCCTTCATCGTGTACTTCGAACGTATCCGTGATGAGATGAAGGAAGGTCGGCGGACGCTGCGGGCGGCCGTCGAGGTGGCCTGGGTTCGTGCCCGGCGCACGATCCTGATCGCCGACGCCGTCATGTTCATCGCCGCGATCGTGCTGTACTTCCTGGCGGTGGGCGGTGTGGCCGGGTTCGCGTTCGCGATGGGCCTGACCACGCTGATCGACATCGTGGTGGTGTTCCTGTTCACCAAGCCGTTCATCGCCCTGCTGGCGAAGATGAAGTTCTTCGCCAAGGGGCACCCGCTGTCGGGTCTCGATGCCGAGCGCATGAGCGAGACGTCGTCGACCGGCCGCACGACCACTCCGCAGGAGGCCTGA
- a CDS encoding MBL fold metallo-hydrolase, whose product MLIAGFPAGAFQTNCYVVAPAAGEECVIVDPGQDATEGVEELLREHRLKPVAVLLTHGHLDHVWSVAPVCGARDVPAWIHPDDRHLLSDPAAGWSDTSASLFGGITLSEPDDVRELSDGAVLRLAGLELVVDHTPGHTRGSVSFRLPDDEIMFSGDLLFAGSIGRSDLPGGDYPTILRSLATKCLPLPDDTVVLPGHGPQTTIGRERATNPYLKEAAPHAGPTRGI is encoded by the coding sequence ATGCTCATCGCAGGCTTCCCCGCAGGGGCCTTCCAGACCAATTGTTACGTCGTCGCGCCCGCGGCCGGCGAGGAGTGCGTGATCGTCGATCCAGGTCAGGACGCGACGGAGGGCGTGGAGGAGCTGCTGCGCGAGCACCGGCTCAAGCCCGTCGCCGTCCTGCTCACCCACGGTCACCTCGACCACGTCTGGTCCGTCGCCCCCGTGTGCGGCGCGCGCGACGTGCCCGCGTGGATCCACCCCGACGACCGCCACCTGCTGAGCGACCCCGCCGCGGGCTGGTCCGACACCAGCGCCTCGCTGTTCGGCGGCATCACGCTGAGCGAGCCCGACGACGTGCGCGAGCTGTCCGACGGCGCCGTGCTGCGGCTCGCCGGCCTGGAGCTCGTGGTCGACCACACGCCCGGCCATACCAGGGGGTCGGTGAGTTTCCGGCTGCCCGACGACGAGATCATGTTCTCGGGCGACCTGCTGTTCGCCGGCTCCATCGGCCGCTCCGATCTTCCCGGCGGCGACTACCCGACGATTCTGCGCAGCCTGGCTACCAAGTGTCTGCCGCTGCCTGACGATACGGTCGTCCTGCCGGGCCACGGACCACAGACCACGATCGGCCGCGAGCGCGCGACCAATCCGTACCTCAAGGAAGCAGCGCCGCACGCCGGTCCCACACGAGGGATCTAA
- a CDS encoding RelA/SpoT family protein, whose amino-acid sequence MNPVLEPLFRTVRATHPKADLRLIERAYDVAAYHHRDQKRKSGDPYITHPLAVATILAELGTDDETLCAALLHDTVEDTAYSLDELRGDFGDTIGSLVDGVTKLDKVKFGDAAQAETVRKMVVAMSRDIRVLIIKLADRLHNMRTMRYLPEHKRHQKSRETLEIFAPLAHRLGMNTIKWELEDLAFAMLYPKRYDEIARMVSERAPRRDLFLQEVIEKVHGDLREAKIRAVVKGRPKHYYSVYQKMIARDVAFDDIYDLVGIRVLVDSVRDCYAALGTIHARWNPVPGRFKDYIAMPKFNMYQSLHTTVIGPEGKPVELQIRTHAMHHRAEYGVAAHWKYKEEVGAPGPTGKVKPGSDMAWLRQLLDWQKETSDPGEFLESLRFDLSVSEVYVFTPKGQVIALPEGATPVDFAYAVHTEVGHRCIGARVNGRLVPLESRLGNGDTVEIFTSKSPDAGPSRDWLKFVKSGRARNKIRQWFSKERRETAIEAGKEAIGRAMRKQGLPLQRLMSGEALLALARDLRYPDVSALYAAVGEGHIAAQAVVQKLVASIGGVDSAEEDIAETSLPTRLRGRPRGGGGAGVVVAGDADVWVRLSKCCTPVPGDEIVGFVTRGHGVSVHRADCTNVQQLKSQPDRLVEVSWSPSDDSVFLVAIQVEALDRPRLLSDVTRTLSDQHVNILSASVTTSRDRVAISKFTFEMGDPKHLGHVLKAVRSIQGVFDVYRVSGAGG is encoded by the coding sequence ATGAACCCGGTGCTGGAGCCGCTGTTCCGCACGGTCAGGGCCACCCATCCCAAGGCCGACCTGCGGCTGATCGAGCGTGCCTACGACGTGGCCGCCTACCACCACCGTGACCAGAAGCGGAAGTCGGGCGACCCGTACATCACGCATCCGCTGGCCGTGGCGACGATCCTGGCCGAGCTGGGCACCGACGACGAGACGCTGTGCGCCGCGCTGCTGCACGACACGGTGGAGGACACCGCCTACAGCCTGGACGAGCTGCGCGGCGACTTCGGCGACACGATCGGCTCCCTGGTCGACGGCGTCACCAAGCTCGACAAGGTCAAGTTCGGCGACGCCGCGCAGGCGGAGACCGTGCGCAAGATGGTCGTGGCCATGTCCCGCGACATCCGCGTGCTGATCATCAAGCTGGCCGACCGCCTGCACAACATGCGCACCATGCGCTACCTGCCGGAGCACAAGCGCCACCAGAAGTCGCGCGAGACGCTGGAGATCTTCGCCCCGCTGGCCCACCGCCTGGGCATGAACACGATCAAGTGGGAGCTGGAGGACCTCGCGTTCGCCATGCTCTACCCCAAGCGGTACGACGAGATCGCCCGCATGGTCTCGGAGCGGGCGCCGCGCAGGGACCTGTTCCTGCAGGAGGTCATCGAGAAGGTCCACGGCGACCTGCGCGAGGCGAAGATCCGCGCGGTGGTGAAGGGCCGGCCGAAGCACTACTACTCGGTCTACCAGAAGATGATCGCCAGGGATGTCGCGTTCGACGACATCTACGACCTGGTGGGCATCCGGGTGCTGGTCGACAGCGTGCGCGACTGCTACGCCGCGCTGGGCACGATCCACGCCAGGTGGAACCCGGTGCCGGGCCGGTTCAAGGACTACATCGCGATGCCCAAGTTCAACATGTACCAGTCGCTGCACACCACGGTGATCGGTCCTGAGGGCAAGCCGGTCGAGCTGCAGATCCGCACCCACGCGATGCACCACAGGGCCGAGTACGGCGTGGCCGCGCACTGGAAGTACAAGGAGGAGGTCGGCGCCCCCGGCCCCACCGGCAAGGTCAAGCCGGGCAGCGACATGGCCTGGCTGCGCCAGCTCCTCGACTGGCAGAAGGAGACCTCCGACCCGGGCGAGTTCCTGGAGTCGCTGCGCTTCGACCTGTCGGTCTCCGAGGTCTACGTGTTCACGCCGAAGGGCCAGGTCATCGCCCTGCCCGAGGGCGCCACGCCGGTCGACTTCGCCTACGCGGTGCACACGGAGGTGGGCCACCGCTGCATCGGGGCCCGCGTCAACGGCCGGCTGGTGCCCCTGGAGTCGCGGCTCGGCAACGGCGACACGGTGGAGATCTTCACCTCGAAGTCGCCGGACGCCGGGCCGTCGCGCGACTGGCTGAAGTTCGTCAAGTCGGGCCGGGCCCGCAACAAGATCCGGCAGTGGTTCTCCAAGGAGCGCCGCGAGACCGCGATCGAGGCGGGCAAGGAGGCCATCGGCCGGGCCATGCGCAAGCAGGGCCTGCCGCTGCAGCGGCTGATGTCCGGCGAGGCGCTGCTGGCGCTGGCCCGCGACCTGCGCTACCCCGACGTCTCCGCCCTGTACGCGGCCGTCGGCGAGGGTCACATCGCGGCCCAGGCGGTGGTGCAGAAGCTGGTGGCCTCGATCGGCGGCGTCGACAGCGCCGAGGAGGACATCGCCGAGACCTCGCTGCCGACGCGGCTGCGCGGCCGTCCGCGCGGTGGCGGCGGCGCGGGCGTGGTGGTGGCCGGCGACGCCGACGTCTGGGTACGCCTGTCCAAGTGCTGCACCCCGGTGCCCGGCGACGAGATCGTCGGCTTCGTCACCAGGGGCCACGGCGTGTCGGTGCACCGGGCCGACTGCACCAACGTGCAGCAGCTCAAGTCGCAGCCGGACCGCCTGGTCGAGGTGAGCTGGTCGCCCAGCGACGACAGCGTGTTCCTGGTGGCCATCCAGGTGGAGGCGCTCGACCGGCCGCGGCTGCTGTCCGACGTCACCCGTACGCTGTCGGACCAGCACGTCAACATCCTCAGCGCCTCGGTCACGACCTCGCGCGACAGGGTGGCGATCAGCAAGTTCACCTTCGAGATGGGCGATCCCAAGCACCTGGGCCACGTGCTCAAGGCGGTGCGCAGCATCCAGGGCGTGTTCGACGTCTACCGCGTCAGCGGCGCCGGCGGCTGA